The genomic interval ATCAGCTTTGCCAGCGACTGGCGCCGTGCCTCGACGCTCGGCCGGGTTCGCCCGGCGGGCACAGCCGCGGCCATCATGGTCAACAAACGCTTTGCCAGCGGATCGAGCGGCATCGGGATGTCTCGCGAAGTCGTGTGGTGCAGCAATCCAGAAACGAGGCCTTCAGGTCAAGTTCCCCGCAGCAAATCCTTTAGGAATTGGGACAATAGTGACGCCACATTGCGGTACTATGCCAGCGACGAATTTTCAAAGGGGAGGCCGTAGATGGCCGACATCAAGAAGCCCATCGACTACTCGCCGAGCTGGACCTTCTTCGAAGGCCAATGGCATGAGGGCAATGTGCCGATCATGGGACCGCGCACGCACGGCGCCTGGCTCGGCTCGGTCGTGTTCGACGGCGCGCGCGCCTTCGAAGGCGTTGCGCCCGACCTCGACCGTCACTGTGCCCGCGCCAATCAATCCGCGATCAATTTTGGCCTGAAGCCTGTTGTCGAGACCGACACTTGGCTCTCGCTTGCGCGCGAGGGCATCGCGCGCTTCGCACCCAAGGCCGAACTCTACATCCGACCGATGTACTGGGCGCAAAACGGTTCGGGCGGCGGCGTGCTGTTCGACCCCGAAACCACCAACTGGTGCCTGTGTATCTACGAGGCGCCGATGCCAAAACCGGTCGGCAATGCGATCACGCTGTCTCCGTTCCGCAGGCCGACCGCCGAATGTGCGCCGGTCGATGCGAAGGCAGCCTGTC from Bradyrhizobium arachidis carries:
- a CDS encoding branched-chain amino acid aminotransferase, encoding MADIKKPIDYSPSWTFFEGQWHEGNVPIMGPRTHGAWLGSVVFDGARAFEGVAPDLDRHCARANQSAINFGLKPVVETDTWLSLAREGIARFAPKAELYIRPMYWAQNGSGGGVLFDPETTNWCLCIYEAPMPKPVGNAITLSPFRRPTAECAPVDAKAACLYPNNSRALAEAASRGFQNALMLDMLGNVAEFGNSNVFMAKDGVVYTPAPNGTFLNGITRQRVIALLRGDGVTVVEKTLRYADFQTADEIFSSGNFAKVAPVIRIDDRALQPGPFYTRARKLYWDFAHAVRLAA